A single genomic interval of Bacillus smithii harbors:
- a CDS encoding globin-coupled sensor protein, translating into MSKYLLCRLIQNETGTFQLFWKKEKHIPSVSSVSSSISPSSPSIEEHYRQLIEGNYKNLVSFVGLTVEDLQRLVNIRPLLEKHISKIVDAFYDRIGSMPNLVQIIQSYSTIDRLKQTFRAYLLDMVSGEVGEQYVLRRKVIGQVHNRINLFPEWYLGAYAFIQNEVLRMLMQELPPHKATDVYLSFMKLCWFDIQIAIMTYIEAYTSSMMKFSEIEKVQYRLTESSTMLASNAEETTASIADREKYVKEMFDEINAIQTQSSEMIAKIESGKLDVAQTLTKLDNIAQLIEGTKALTTELADSSKKIDGIVTTIRDISNQTNILSLNANIEAARAGEHGKGFSVVANEVRKLAMQTEQSLDYIQNHIDIVQQTIQKFEAAFQRIVEETSAFRQANESIIQVFEDEAASVKSSGEKIDRLASFIEDFQQTFGEIAKASHQIAQMAEDLSYLNNELTEKFKK; encoded by the coding sequence ATGTCAAAATATCTCTTATGTCGGCTTATACAAAATGAAACAGGGACTTTTCAGCTATTTTGGAAAAAAGAGAAACATATCCCGAGCGTTTCATCCGTTTCTTCGTCCATTTCACCGTCATCCCCTTCCATCGAAGAGCACTATCGACAGCTTATTGAAGGAAATTATAAAAATCTAGTGTCTTTCGTCGGACTCACCGTTGAAGATTTGCAGCGTTTAGTTAATATCCGTCCTCTTTTAGAGAAACACATATCCAAAATTGTCGATGCTTTTTACGACCGCATCGGCAGCATGCCTAACTTAGTACAAATTATCCAAAGCTATTCGACGATTGACCGTTTAAAGCAAACGTTTCGTGCCTATTTATTGGACATGGTGTCGGGGGAAGTTGGCGAACAATACGTATTGCGACGGAAAGTGATCGGACAAGTTCATAATCGTATCAACCTATTCCCTGAATGGTATCTCGGGGCTTATGCCTTCATTCAAAACGAAGTGCTGCGAATGCTGATGCAAGAACTGCCGCCGCATAAAGCAACAGACGTATACCTCTCTTTCATGAAACTGTGTTGGTTCGATATACAAATAGCCATAATGACATATATTGAAGCGTACACGTCTTCCATGATGAAGTTTAGTGAAATCGAAAAAGTCCAATATCGCCTAACGGAGTCGTCTACAATGCTTGCCTCCAACGCTGAAGAAACCACTGCTTCTATCGCGGATCGGGAAAAATACGTCAAAGAAATGTTCGATGAAATAAACGCCATTCAAACGCAGTCAAGCGAAATGATCGCAAAAATAGAAAGCGGAAAATTAGACGTAGCCCAAACATTAACGAAACTTGATAACATTGCACAATTAATTGAAGGAACAAAAGCTCTCACCACTGAACTAGCCGACAGCTCAAAAAAAATCGATGGAATTGTTACCACGATTAGAGACATCTCCAACCAGACGAATATTTTATCCCTAAATGCAAATATTGAAGCCGCACGCGCCGGCGAACATGGAAAAGGGTTTTCAGTCGTCGCCAATGAAGTGCGCAAGCTAGCCATGCAAACGGAACAGTCTCTCGATTATATTCAGAATCATATCGATATCGTTCAACAAACGATTCAAAAATTTGAAGCGGCTTTTCAGCGTATCGTCGAGGAAACGAGTGCATTCCGTCAAGCGAACGAAAGCATCATCCAAGTGTTTGAAGACGAAGCTGCAAGTGTAAAATCCAGCGGGGAAAAAATCGATCGATTAGCTTCATTTATCGAAGACTTTCAACAAACTTTCGGGGAGATTGCAAAAGCGTCCCATCAGATCGCTCAAATGGCGGAAGATCTGAGTTATTTAAATAACGAATTAACCGAAAAGTTTAAAAAATAG
- a CDS encoding NAD-dependent epimerase, whose translation MQKNSKSILVTGCAGFIGFHLTKRLLDEGFYVIGIDNMNDYYDTSLKYDRLKMIMKHPRFQFVKGSIENTELLENLFYQHDFDTVVNLAAQPGVRYSLKNPHKYIQSNIVGFANILECCKKHKIPHLIYASSSSVYGNNKKIPFSVTDRVDNPISLYAATKKANELMAYTYSHLYHLPTTGLRFFTVYGPWGRPDMALFKFANAIVKQQQIEIYNYGNMKRDFTYIEDITESILRLINKGPSPESPYKIYNIGNNQPVQLNDFIQVLEKHLGKKAIKKLLPIQPGDVPETFADIDELVKDIDYKPQVSIEEGIEKFVEWFKDYYKISE comes from the coding sequence GTGCAGAAGAATTCGAAATCTATTCTGGTTACTGGCTGTGCGGGCTTCATCGGGTTCCACTTGACGAAACGTTTGTTAGATGAAGGTTTTTATGTAATCGGGATAGACAATATGAATGATTATTACGATACAAGCTTAAAATATGACAGATTAAAAATGATCATGAAGCATCCTCGTTTTCAATTCGTCAAAGGCTCAATTGAGAACACGGAATTACTGGAAAATCTTTTCTATCAGCACGATTTTGATACTGTGGTCAATTTAGCCGCACAACCTGGTGTACGATACAGCTTGAAAAATCCACATAAGTATATCCAATCGAATATTGTTGGTTTTGCCAATATATTAGAATGCTGCAAAAAACATAAAATCCCTCATCTCATATATGCATCATCGAGTTCCGTCTATGGAAATAACAAGAAGATACCGTTCTCTGTAACCGATCGTGTCGACAACCCGATTAGTTTATATGCAGCAACTAAAAAAGCGAATGAGTTAATGGCTTATACGTATAGCCATTTGTATCATCTCCCTACAACAGGGTTGCGCTTTTTTACTGTCTACGGCCCTTGGGGGAGACCCGACATGGCTTTATTTAAATTTGCAAATGCCATTGTAAAACAGCAGCAAATCGAAATTTATAACTACGGAAATATGAAAAGAGACTTTACCTATATTGAAGATATTACGGAATCCATTTTACGTTTAATCAATAAAGGGCCTTCTCCGGAATCTCCTTATAAAATTTATAACATAGGAAATAACCAACCCGTACAACTAAATGATTTTATTCAAGTACTGGAAAAACATTTAGGAAAGAAGGCAATCAAAAAGCTTTTGCCTATACAGCCCGGCGATGTTCCAGAAACATTTGCGGATATTGATGAATTAGTAAAGGATATCGACTATAAACCCCAAGTATCTATTGAGGAAGGAATCGAAAAGTTTGTCGAGTGGTTTAAAGATTATTATAAAATTAGCGAGTAG
- a CDS encoding protoglobin domain-containing protein gives MERIQVTSKERLQQLRYTGVTEERLQYVYEYRNILLTLVDPIVDELYEEISRIDSLREFIQRHSTLERLKTTQKRYLQQCFEATIDDRYIQARYNIGRAHSEIGLHLEWYLATYTKYIDIIYFLLNTYIL, from the coding sequence ATGGAAAGAATACAAGTAACAAGCAAGGAACGATTGCAACAATTGCGCTATACAGGGGTGACGGAAGAAAGGTTGCAATACGTCTATGAATATAGAAATATATTACTCACACTTGTTGATCCAATCGTCGACGAATTATATGAAGAAATATCAAGGATCGATTCCTTGCGAGAGTTCATTCAACGCCATTCAACGTTAGAAAGACTAAAAACCACACAAAAACGGTATTTGCAGCAATGTTTCGAAGCGACCATTGACGATCGTTATATTCAAGCGCGATATAACATAGGACGGGCTCACTCTGAAATTGGACTTCATTTGGAGTGGTATTTAGCCACGTACACAAAATATATAGATATTATTTACTTCCTATTAAATACTTACATACTGTAA